The nucleotide window gccggactgggccgggctgggctgaggggaCCGAGCAGCCCCGAGGCAGCACCCACCGGGCGCTCCTGGCCCACAGGGACCTGCGTGATGACGGTGGATGCCACCGACGCCGACGACCCCGACACGGACAACGCGGCCCTGCGCTATTCCATCCTGGAGCAGGGCGCTGCGGGAATGTTCAGCATCAACGCCACCACGGGGGAGATCTgcacggcacggcccggccTCGACCGGGAGGTACCGGGGTGGGGACACCGCGATGGGACTGGGCGGGCACCGGCACTCGGGGCAGCCACGGGCACCCCACATGGGGAAACCACAGCTCGGTCCATGAGCGTGGAGACAGGGTgggtgagcagagctgggggatcTCGGTgctccctggggcctggggggctcagctctggcccCCCGTTCCCCACAGACCATGGGGGTGTACAACCTGACGGTGCAGGCGGCCGACATGTCCGGGGACGGGCTGACCACCACGGCCATGGCCGTCATCTACCTGGAGGACATCAACGACAACGCTCCCGAGTTCACCAAGGAGGAGGTACCAGCTGGGACGTGCCGGGGTCAGCGGGGCGGGAGCTGCCCCGCCGGGGATCTGCAGCATCCCAAAGGGGCACAGTCCAGCCCTGCTCCGCTCTCCCCCAGTTCTCCATGGAGGTGGAGGAGCAGGCGGCCGGCGTGGACGTGGGCAAGGTTTTTGTGCACGACAAGGACCTGGCGGGCTCGCCCAGCTGGTTGGCCAAATTCACCATCCTGGAGGGCGACCCCGAGGGCGCCTTCGCCATCCGGACCGACCCGCACACCAACGACGGCGTGCTCTCCGTGCTCAaggtgggcaggggcagccgggggtccccggggcTCTCAGGGCTCGGCTGACCCCCGGCCCCTCCCACAGCCGCTGGACCACGAGGTGCGGGACCGCTTCGAGCTGACGGTGTCGGTGCAGAACGAGCGGCCTCTGGAGCCCTCggcccccggcagcccccgggCTCTGGCCACGGTGCGGGTGCGGGTGCGGGACGTCAACGAGGCGCCCGCGTTCCGCGAGAACCCGCGGCGGATCAGCGTCCTGGAGGGGACACCCCCAGGCACCGCCATCACCACCTACACCGCCAGCGACCCCGACACCCACCAGCTCCAGAGCCTCTCGTGAGTCCCGCTCCCCTCGCACGGCCCCGGCAGCCCGGGGGCGATGTCTCACGCAGCCCCTCGCCCACAGCTACGCGCTGCTCTACGACCCCGCGGACTGGCTGCAGATGGACCCTCACGCCGGCACCGTCCGCACCAAGCGGGAGCTGCTGCACCCGTCCGCCTTCCTGCAGGGCGGCTGGTACATCGCCCTGGTGCTCGCCCGCGACGATGGTGAGCCCCACGGTgcccccgccggccccgctgcccccgctgcccccgcTGACCCCCGTGCTCTGTCCGCAGCCGAGCCCCCGCTCTCGGCCACCGGCACCCTCTCCATCGAGATCCTGGAGGTGAACGACCACGCTCCGCAGCTGCAGCCGCCGGCCGGGGTGCTGTGCGGGCGGCCGGGCCGTGGGGGGACCCTGCTCCTGGGGGCCACCGACGATGACCGCCCCCCCCATGGAGCCCCCTTCCACTTCCagctcagcccccagcacccgCAGCTCGCCCGCAACTGGAGCCTCGCCCGCTTCAATGGTGAGGGTCAGCCTCAGGGAGGGGGGGACGCTGCACAGAGGGTCCCGCTGACCCCCTGCCCACCCCGCAGTGACCCACGCCGTGCTGGCCGTGCTGGCCGAGCTGCCCGAGGGGCCCTactcgctgccgctgctgctccGGGACTCGGGGACGCCCCCgcgggagcagcagcagctgctgaacgTCTCCGTGTGCCACTGCGGCCGCGACGGCACCTGCCTGGACGGGGCTCTGGCCGCGGCCAGCGCCGGGGCCGGCATCACCCTCGGGGCGCTCATGATCATCGTGGGCAGCACCATCCTCCTCCTCGGTGAGTGGGGCCCCCAGCGTCCTTCCCCCATCCCTCCGCCCCAGCCCCGTGCTGGTCCTGGCCACCCCTCCCGAGCCCCACCAGCCCATTCTGTCACCTTGACCCCCAcccagcagcccctcctgggcCTGGCCTCCCACCCAACCGCACCCACGACCCTCAACACCTCCCCCTACCCAGCAGCCCCTCCTGACCGCAATCCCGACCCCGTCATTTCCCTCACTGTCCATCCCACCCCAGTCCCACCCCAATCCCTGCGTccaccccttccctcctcccagcccGACTGCATCCCACCCCGGCCATCACCCCGTGCCTGCCGTGCCTCCCGATGCTCACACGCGTGTCCCgtgtccccgcggtgtccccgcggtgtccccgcaGTGCTGGCGGCTCTGGGCGCTGCGCGGGtgcgcggccgccgccgggccCTGCGCAAGGGGCTCCTGCAGCGCTCTCGGGACGACATGCGCGACAACATCCTCAACTACGATGAGCAGGGCGGGGGCGAGGAGGACCAGGTGAGCAGGGCCCGTGGCAGGGCGGTCCcggggggctcagccctgcaccTCTAaacccctcccggccccgcaggACGCCTACGACATCAACCAGCTCCGGCACCCCGAGCTCTTCTCGCCCCGGGCCAAGCCCCCCCTGCGCAGGGATGCCCCGCTCAGCTCCGGGACCCCCATGGCCCCCCGcaagctgcccagcagcccctCGGACATCGAGGATTTCATCAATGAGGTGGGTCCAGGCCCGGCAGCCCCCACCAGTCCCCGGTCACCGGGGGGCTGACGGTGACCCCCTGTCCCCgcaggggctggaggcagctgacAGCGACCCCAGCGTGCCCCCCTATGACACCGCCCTCATCTACGACTACGAGGGCTCGGGCTCGGTGGCCAGCCCGCTGAGCTCCATCGTGTCCAGCCTGACGGACGAGGACCAGGACTACGACTACCTGAGCGAGTGGGGGCCCCGCTTCCGCCGCCTGGCCGACCTGTACGGGCACTAGCggggagggggcaggaggggacacccCAGTGCCCGGGgacgggctggggcagggaggggcagcGGGCAGCTCACACACACACGCAGGAGATGCCCAGAGCTGCGGCTTCACGAATGGACCCGCACAGGATGCCCGGCTGGAGCGGCTTTGCACACGCGTGTGCAACGAGAGGCCGCCGTGCAGGGGGTGCGCGCCCACGCACCccgcagagcccagctcagcaaaCCTGGGGGGGGCGCCCGAGTGAGCCCCacacagctggggagggggcgaGGAGACCCCTGGGCACCCCCATAATAAAGAGCGGGGGTCGGTGGCGGGGGTGCGCGACCCCCCCCCACACCAGTAGAAACAAGGCACTTTTATTGGGAGCCGGCAGCACCCCCGGGGGCTTCACCTCCGCCCCAGGGCCCCCAGCACCGCCGCTCCCGGGGCGGgggtccctgctcagccccccCGCAGCACGGGGAGCCCCAGGGCCACGGCTACAGCTCGCGGGGGGGGTCCGGGGAGCGCAGCGTCCTCTTGGTGGAGGCGGCCAGGCGGGAATAGTCGTGGGGGAGGGCGTGGGgggccagcaggggcaggtggTCCTCGCGGGGGGGGCGGCGGAACAGGGGCGGGCGGCGCTGGCTCTCGCCGTCCTGCAGGGACTGGGGCAGCGCCCGGCCCTGGCTCTCGGGCAGCAGCATGATGCTGAGCACGGCCAGGATGGCGAAGGAGGCGAACACGACGTGGTGCAGGAAGAAGCCGCGGCTGTTGGGGATGGCGGTGATGGGCGCCGCGGCTTTGCCCACGAAATTGGCGCCCACGACCAGGCCCAGGCCGGCGCCCCTGCGGGGGGAACGCGCTCAGGGGGGCTCTGCCCGGGCCCCCCGCTCGGGGGGAGCACAGGAGGGGGGCAGCTCCCCCTTACCTGACCACGGTGGGGAGAACCTCGCTGGCAAAGAAGATGCTGAGCATGGTGACGGCGTGGGAGGCGGCCGTGCCCACCACGGACAGCGTGAGGACGATGAGCTCCAGCAGGTCTGCGGGGGGGTGAAGCACATCAGGGGCAAACCCCGCATCCACCCCTCCTCCCCGGGCTGGGgcggggtcccgggggtcccgcggGGGTCCTACACTGGGtgagggccagcagcaggagggaggagatGCCGGTGAGCACggtgcagagcaggaggatggCGCGGCGCCCGAAGCGCTCGGCCGTCAGGCACACGAAGAGGCAGGCGGCCGCCTCGGTGCCCAGCAGCGCCAGGTGCGAGGAGAAGAAGTGCGGCAGGTGCGGGACCAGGTTGCGGGTGAAGCAGTGGCGGATGCCGGAGCCGATGAACCTAAGGGACAGCGGGGTCAGGGTCGGCGAGCGGCACCCCCTGGTCCAGGCTCACCCCGCCGGCACCCCCGGCGCTCACGCCGCGAAGCCGAGGATGACGCCGTTCTTCCAGATGACCCTGGTGCCGCAGATCTCGCACACTGAGTGGAACCGGGGCCGCGGGGGCCCCTCGGACAGCGCCTCCAGCTCTGCCGGGAGAGGGGAAACCGGGATAGAGCcggctctgctccagcaccccGCAGCCACGGCTCGGGGATGGGGCCGGCGGCGCTCGCAGCGCCCCACGCACCCGCCAGGAGGCTGTCCTGGGGACAGTTGTCTTCGGCCAGCGCCTGCAGGGTCTTCCTGGCCCTCTCCAGCTGCCGTGTGGCCAGCAGCCAGCGCGGCgactccagcagcagggccgGGCACCTGCGGCACGGGTGTCAGGTCACGGGGCTCCCCACGGGCCTGGCCACCCTCCAGCACCGACCTTCCCACCTGGCTTCAAAGCAACGCTGCCCAGAAACCCTCAGCTTCAAACCTGAGCAAACATTTACCCAGGGTGGGGGGGTTCCCCTCCTCTGGAGAGCCCCGGGGGGGCTTTGATCCCCAccgcggccccgggcggggTGTCCTGGGCTGGGAACAGCTTGGCAccagccccggggcacagcccagccccacgcaGCCCCCTGCCCGGGGGTCCTTACCACCAGCTGgcggccagcagggccaggatcaTGGTGACAGCGCCCTGCAGCACCCGCCAGTCCcggcagagcagggccagccccggcagcagcagctccccggCCATCCAGAAGAACCCGGCCACCATCGTCACCCCCAGGCGGTGGGGGGGgtcacacagctccagccctggcagggggcgAGGGGGCCACAGTGGGTGCCAAGGACACGGGGCATCCTGCACCCTGGAACACCCTGGATTCCAGCCCATCCCACACCCCAGGGCatcctggagcatccccagcccccagaCCCCTCGGGATGCCCCCTCACGCTCACGTGCCACGTAGAGGCTGAGGAAGGCTCCGGCCAGCGCGGCCCCAAAGAGCAGCCGCGCCACCAGGACCGTGAGGAAATCCACGGCCAGTGCCACGCCGAGGCCCACGGGCACGGCCAGcgccagggacagcaggaaggTGGGACGGCGGCCGAACCTGCCAGGGAcgggctgtgaggggctgggcaCGGTGCCCCCTGCCCGCgggggctgcccagggacccCCTTTACCTGTCACAGGCCAGGCCAGCGGTGACACTGCCCAGGGTCCAGCCCAGCAGGTGCGTGGTCTgttccaggggcaccttccagcGCGAGGCACACACCAGGTCCCACtgcggggacacggcggggaGGTGTCAGCTGGGGGGCTTGGCAGaccccctggcactgcccacagggctgggatggatggggctgcagggctcctggaGAGCCCCCACCCCACAAACAGAAATGTGGGGACAGATGTGAGGGGACAGTACTGACGATTCCACCCTCAGCACCCTTCCCCAGGcacccccagccagccccaacccctccaGGGAttcactgctgtccctgcacaccCAGGGCTTTCCCGTGGGATCCTTTCCGGACCCCCCAGTTTGTTCCCCCCGACTCCTCTCAGGTATCCCCCCCAGAAggttcccagcccctccctcaaCCCCTCCTTTACCCACGGACCCCTCCAGCGCCGCAGACCGCCCCAGGCCGAGGGTCCcgcactgtccccagccccggcaggCCCCGGTCCGGCACCCCCGTGCCCACCTGCGTGACGAGGTTGGCGCGGAGGCCGGCGGCGGGCAGCGCGTAGTGCCAGCCGCGGGTGCAGGGCCCGGTGCCgttgggccgggcgctgccggggGGGTACCGGTACAGCTGGCAGGGGCTCCAGCCGCCGCGGAGGCGCGGCACGGCGGCGCGGAGCAGCGCGGGGCCGCCCAggcggcggagcggcggcggcagcagcgcggGGTCGGGGCGGCAGCGGTGCGGGGGCTCCGCGCCCAGCGCCCAGCCCAGCGCCCAGCCCAGCGCCAGCGCCGCGCACGGCGCCCAcccccccgccgcccgccggcccCGTGGCCGCGACCCCCCGAGCGCCATCGCCAccgccaccgccaccgccaCCGGCACCGCCACCGGCACCCGCACAGCGCGGCCAGGCGGGGCGGCACCGGCCGGACCCGCCCCGCGGCACCGCCCCGACGGCTCCCTCCGGATCTGACCCCCAGCCCCGGCTCGGACCCCCCTAGCCCCGGTTCTGACACCCCCAGCCCCGGTTCGGACACCCAGCCCCGGTTCTGATCCCCCCAGCCCCGGTTCGCTACCCCACAACACGAGGCTCAGTCCTGCCCGGTCTGATCGCTTCTCAAGGCTCGTTTGTCTCCCCAGCCCGGTTCCCAAACCCCAGCCCCGGTCCCGGTCCCTGTCCCGGTTCACTCCCCCCAACCCTGGCCCCAGGTCCcgctgcacccccagcctggtTTGCCCCCCCCAAGCCCCCCAGTTTGGCTCTCCAAGCCCCActcccccagctcagccccagttttccctcccccagccccggtTCACTGCCCccaccccagctcagccccccCTCTCCATGGTGCTCCTGACCCCTCTCAGTGTTGGGGGTgttgggggtcctggggtgcAGCCGGGGGTTCCAGGACCCATCTGGGAACAGCCACAAATGCACCCAGGTCCCCCCAAACCTCAGAGGGGGCCAGTGGAATCTGTGACACCCCCTCTAGGAAGGGAACGTGTTGGCACCCAGCACCATGTGAGCCCGTGGGAAGAGCCAACAGAGCAGCCAAACTGCAAACAGGCTTTACTTCCCTCTTCCTTCTAAAATTTACTCACAAATGTGATTTCTGGGGGCAGCAGCATCACTCGGTGCTCAGCTTCAGACCTGCAATGGTGGAAAAACTCCCATCTGCAAAATCACATTGAAAGCCACATTGAAAAATCACACTAAAAAAATCCTATCTGCATTGTTTTACCTCCCTCTGAGGGATCCACACCCCCACACACATCTGGGAGTTGCACCATGAGGAAAACTGACCCTGGAGACTCCCAAGGTCACCAGCACCCTGGTCAGATGAGCCTGTGGGACTTTCCAGCTTTACAATGCTCATGAAAGGCCTCTCTGTGACTACAGAGACAAATGTATGGCTGTTTAGCAAAATAAAGACCAGGGATGGAAATTAATCCAAGAACAATTGTTACCTGTGGCTGCTTTCTTGAAACCTCtgacacaggagcagcccctggtcCCAGCATTGGTTccacagcccaggaaaagggtggagggaaaaatccctctggctgcagctgggacatggCACTGCCCgtcctgctgtggctgtgtgaGCCCCAgtcctggtgccagcagtgccaaggcaggggctgagggctgggcaggggacagtGGGACCCCCTGGCTCTTCTGAAGCTGCTGTGATGCGTTGGAGTGAAATCCTCCAGGATCCCCCTGCCCCCACTGTGGAAAATTCCTCAAGTGGCTGCAAAGCCGGCAGCAGTGAGGGGAGCTGGGGGCTGAATCCAGGGGTGCCCTCTGGTCCCCaacagagggagctggagaagccagagctggcagtggGGTCTGTGGGGGCACCTCTCGCTGCTGgccggggctggcagctgcagccaccaggaaaggctgggcagcagcaggagggaaggcacTGAGGTCCTGGAAAGGCACCGGGATCTGCCTCCAGCTGCATCCCTGAGCTGCTGAGTGAGGACTGAGTTTGCCTGGATCCACCCATCCCTGTCCAGACTCTGCAACCCCAAAACACCATCTCTTGCTCAGTGAATTCACCAACACAGGGGGGTGCCCTCTCCCCATGACCCACCCCTGGAGGGTTCCAATCCCACTGCACACAGAGagacacagaaaagaaagaatgaaaatcaTAGAACAGTTTGGATTGGatgggaccttaaagctcatcttgttccatcccctgccatgggcagctgATCTGAGCAACCTTTTCCTTGACAGG belongs to Agelaius phoeniceus isolate bAgePho1 chromosome 12, bAgePho1.hap1, whole genome shotgun sequence and includes:
- the SLC22A31 gene encoding putative solute carrier family 22 member 31 isoform X1 — its product is MALGGSRPRGRRAAGGWAPCAALALGWALGWALGAEPPHRCRPDPALLPPPLRRLGGPALLRAAVPRLRGGWSPCQLYRYPPGSARPNGTGPCTRGWHYALPAAGLRANLVTQWDLVCASRWKVPLEQTTHLLGWTLGSVTAGLACDRFGRRPTFLLSLALAVPVGLGVALAVDFLTVLVARLLFGAALAGAFLSLYVARLELCDPPHRLGVTMVAGFFWMAGELLLPGLALLCRDWRVLQGAVTMILALLAASWWCPALLLESPRWLLATRQLERARKTLQALAEDNCPQDSLLAELEALSEGPPRPRFHSVCEICGTRVIWKNGVILGFAAFIGSGIRHCFTRNLVPHLPHFFSSHLALLGTEAAACLFVCLTAERFGRRAILLLCTVLTGISSLLLLALTQYLLELIVLTLSVVGTAASHAVTMLSIFFASEVLPTVVRGAGLGLVVGANFVGKAAAPITAIPNSRGFFLHHVVFASFAILAVLSIMLLPESQGRALPQSLQDGESQRRPPLFRRPPREDHLPLLAPHALPHDYSRLAASTKRTLRSPDPPREL
- the SLC22A31 gene encoding putative solute carrier family 22 member 31 isoform X2; the encoded protein is MALGGSRPRGRRAAGGWAPCAALALGWALGWALGAEPPHRCRPDPALLPPPLRRLGGPALLRAAVPRLRGGWSPCQLYRYPPGSARPNGTGPCTRGWHYALPAAGLRANLVTQWDLVCASRWKVPLEQTTHLLGWTLGSVTAGLACDRFGRRPTFLLSLALAVPVGLGVALAVDFLTVLVARLLFGAALAGAFLSLYVARLELCDPPHRLGVTMVAGFFWMAGELLLPGLALLCRDWRVLQGAVTMILALLAASWWFIGSGIRHCFTRNLVPHLPHFFSSHLALLGTEAAACLFVCLTAERFGRRAILLLCTVLTGISSLLLLALTQYLLELIVLTLSVVGTAASHAVTMLSIFFASEVLPTVVRGAGLGLVVGANFVGKAAAPITAIPNSRGFFLHHVVFASFAILAVLSIMLLPESQGRALPQSLQDGESQRRPPLFRRPPREDHLPLLAPHALPHDYSRLAASTKRTLRSPDPPREL
- the CDH15 gene encoding cadherin-15, whose amino-acid sequence is MGPPLLLACLLAPLCAQGASPAQAGAAAPQAWGQHEAPRRVKRAWVIPPISVSENHKRIPHLLVQIKSDKQQPGGVIYSIKGPGVDEEPLGIFSIDKFSGKVFLNAMLDREEHDRYRLRAFALDLGGVTLEEPTDLEIIVVDQNDNRPLFRQDVFTGRVVEGAEPGTCVMTVDATDADDPDTDNAALRYSILEQGAAGMFSINATTGEICTARPGLDRETMGVYNLTVQAADMSGDGLTTTAMAVIYLEDINDNAPEFTKEEFSMEVEEQAAGVDVGKVFVHDKDLAGSPSWLAKFTILEGDPEGAFAIRTDPHTNDGVLSVLKPLDHEVRDRFELTVSVQNERPLEPSAPGSPRALATVRVRVRDVNEAPAFRENPRRISVLEGTPPGTAITTYTASDPDTHQLQSLSYALLYDPADWLQMDPHAGTVRTKRELLHPSAFLQGGWYIALVLARDDAEPPLSATGTLSIEILEVNDHAPQLQPPAGVLCGRPGRGGTLLLGATDDDRPPHGAPFHFQLSPQHPQLARNWSLARFNVTHAVLAVLAELPEGPYSLPLLLRDSGTPPREQQQLLNVSVCHCGRDGTCLDGALAAASAGAGITLGALMIIVGSTILLLVLAALGAARVRGRRRALRKGLLQRSRDDMRDNILNYDEQGGGEEDQDAYDINQLRHPELFSPRAKPPLRRDAPLSSGTPMAPRKLPSSPSDIEDFINEGLEAADSDPSVPPYDTALIYDYEGSGSVASPLSSIVSSLTDEDQDYDYLSEWGPRFRRLADLYGH